A portion of the Kribbella jejuensis genome contains these proteins:
- a CDS encoding DUF917 domain-containing protein has protein sequence MSTVVRERDLGALVTGVTLLGSGGGGDTGAFGRMLRRRLGAGELVLRDASDLPGVSVSPIGVVGATSVLMEKLPSGGEFEAAVRAVSRWTGTEVTGLMSLEAGGLNGLTPLIAALDLGLPVVDADLMGRALPRLDQFSWAVAGRSLTPCALSEPSGQVIVVDNVDAGGLERAVRSFVAHTGGWAVLALAPTPVEAAAVDAVEGSLTRALGLGRAHAALEPGAGPSEVADGLGGRLLGSGRVEEVARHVIADGGAAFGRGSLCVVDSADRTVIRIETENEYLLALVDGAPAVSTPDLLCVLDRRTLQPIAVDAIRTGDEVVVVALPAPTWWNHPDRLHHVSPEAFGLSCNPQLLEAS, from the coding sequence ATGAGCACGGTGGTCCGGGAGCGGGATCTGGGGGCGCTAGTCACAGGGGTCACGTTGCTCGGCTCCGGTGGCGGGGGCGATACGGGCGCGTTCGGGCGGATGTTGCGGCGGCGGCTCGGGGCGGGGGAGTTGGTACTGCGGGATGCATCGGACCTGCCCGGTGTGTCGGTGAGCCCGATCGGGGTCGTTGGCGCGACCAGCGTGTTGATGGAGAAGCTTCCGAGCGGCGGTGAGTTCGAGGCGGCGGTACGGGCGGTCAGCCGGTGGACCGGTACAGAGGTGACCGGGCTGATGTCGCTCGAGGCCGGCGGGCTGAACGGGCTGACGCCGTTGATCGCTGCGCTCGATCTCGGGTTGCCGGTGGTCGACGCGGATCTGATGGGACGGGCGTTGCCGCGCCTGGACCAGTTCTCGTGGGCAGTGGCCGGCCGGTCGCTCACGCCGTGTGCGCTGAGCGAGCCGAGCGGGCAGGTGATCGTGGTCGACAACGTCGATGCCGGTGGGTTGGAGCGTGCCGTTCGGAGTTTCGTGGCGCACACCGGCGGGTGGGCGGTGCTCGCGTTGGCGCCGACTCCGGTTGAGGCTGCGGCGGTCGACGCTGTCGAGGGGAGCCTTACGCGAGCGCTCGGGCTTGGTCGGGCACATGCAGCGTTGGAGCCTGGTGCCGGACCTTCTGAGGTTGCTGACGGGTTGGGCGGGCGGTTACTGGGGAGCGGGCGGGTGGAGGAGGTCGCCCGGCACGTGATCGCGGACGGCGGTGCGGCGTTCGGTCGCGGGAGCCTGTGCGTGGTCGACTCCGCCGACCGAACAGTCATCCGCATCGAGACCGAGAACGAGTACTTGCTGGCGCTCGTCGACGGTGCGCCCGCGGTCAGCACACCTGACCTCCTCTGTGTGTTGGATCGCCGTACTCTTCAGCCCATCGCGGTGGACGCCATTCGCACCGGCGACGAGGTAGTAGTCGTAGCCCTCCCGGCCCCCACCTGGTGGAACCACCCGGACCGCCTCCACCACGTTTCCCCAGAAGCCTTCGGCCTCTCCTGCAATCCTCAACTCCTGGAGGCCTCGTGA
- a CDS encoding DUF917 domain-containing protein — MSWQLGIEHLRDLARGAAILGTGGGGDPLIGRLLVEQAIREHGPVTVVDPDELADDAFVIPTAQMGAPTVIVEKIPRGSEPVGALRALEKHLGRHADATMPIECGGINSMIPLLVAARTGLPVVDADGMGRAFPELQMETFSVYGVPGSPMAIAGEHDETVVIDTGTDNKQMEWLARGITIRLGGVAHIAEYSMTGAEVKRTAVPRTLSLGLSIGRAVREARAVHADPVEAIRDALAPTLYSHLRVLFRGKVVDVERRTLEGFARGRARFTSYDGTSELELRFQNENLVAEVDGEVVCTVPDLICVLEGDTAEPITTEGLRYGQRVTVVGISTPALMRTPEALAVFGPSCFGLDVEFNPVEDRAETPAGVATSLAP, encoded by the coding sequence ATGAGTTGGCAGCTCGGAATCGAGCACCTGAGGGATCTCGCCCGCGGTGCGGCGATCCTCGGCACCGGCGGTGGTGGCGACCCGTTGATCGGGCGGCTGCTCGTCGAACAGGCGATCCGCGAGCACGGGCCGGTGACCGTAGTCGATCCGGACGAGCTCGCGGACGACGCGTTCGTGATCCCGACCGCGCAGATGGGCGCGCCGACCGTGATCGTGGAGAAGATCCCGCGCGGCAGCGAACCCGTCGGAGCGCTGCGGGCGCTGGAGAAACACCTCGGCCGGCACGCCGACGCGACCATGCCGATCGAATGCGGCGGCATCAACTCGATGATCCCGCTGCTCGTTGCCGCGCGCACCGGTCTGCCGGTGGTCGACGCGGACGGGATGGGCCGGGCGTTCCCCGAACTGCAGATGGAGACGTTCTCGGTGTACGGCGTACCGGGGTCGCCGATGGCGATCGCGGGCGAGCACGACGAGACCGTGGTGATCGACACCGGTACGGACAACAAGCAGATGGAGTGGCTGGCGCGCGGGATCACGATCCGGCTGGGCGGGGTCGCGCACATCGCGGAGTACTCGATGACGGGCGCGGAGGTGAAGCGGACCGCCGTACCGCGGACGCTGTCGCTCGGGCTGTCGATCGGACGGGCCGTCCGCGAGGCGCGGGCCGTGCACGCGGATCCGGTCGAGGCGATCAGGGACGCGTTGGCGCCGACGCTGTACAGCCACCTGCGGGTGCTGTTCCGCGGGAAGGTCGTCGACGTGGAACGCCGTACCCTCGAGGGCTTCGCGCGCGGGCGGGCGCGGTTCACGTCGTACGACGGGACGTCCGAGCTGGAGCTGCGCTTCCAGAACGAGAACCTGGTCGCGGAGGTCGACGGCGAGGTGGTGTGCACGGTGCCGGACCTGATCTGCGTACTGGAGGGCGATACCGCGGAGCCGATCACCACCGAGGGCCTGCGCTACGGCCAACGCGTCACGGTCGTGGGTATCTCGACCCCGGCCCTGATGCGAACGCCCGAGGCGCTGGCCGTCTTCGGCCCGTCCTGCTTCGGGCTGGACGTCGAGTTCAACCCGGTCGAGGACCGGGCCGAGACGCCCGCCGGCGTCGCAACCTCCCTCGCCCCCTGA
- a CDS encoding purine-cytosine permease family protein has protein sequence MAGSSVGADDYALARVPEHARYSWWSVATQRFGQISALSQFLLGATLGFGMSFWHAFWALTLGAVILELVAILIGVIGAREGLQTSVIARWTGFGQAGSSLIGLAIGISLIGWFGIQSAVSAAGLSQLIGVLPTWGWSLVFGLAVTLVVLRGFHSMAWVAYVTVPAFLLLVGWSIISELSDHSLGSLVSSAPPGPHLSMLAGTTLVAGGFIVGAVITPDMTRYNRSVGDVVKQTVLGITLGEYVIGLVGVLLAHAVGSANVITIVTSSVGWVGTLVIILGTIKINDWNLYSSGLGVVNFIGTVFGRRVNRAAVTLVVGVLGSVLAAGGILDKFTQFLIVLGVAFPPIAGIMVAEYFVVKRWRPDLDASRAGGTLPATAPTWVPATIVIWVGAALIGKYVAWGLPSINSLVVGFLAYVVAGRLGLIRGIGTSHTMEAETTPDVNALPATN, from the coding sequence ATGGCCGGTTCTTCTGTAGGTGCTGACGACTACGCACTCGCCCGCGTCCCCGAACATGCGCGGTACTCCTGGTGGTCCGTCGCGACGCAGCGGTTCGGGCAGATCTCGGCGCTCAGCCAGTTCCTGCTCGGTGCGACGCTCGGGTTCGGGATGAGCTTCTGGCATGCGTTCTGGGCGCTCACGCTGGGCGCGGTGATCCTCGAACTGGTCGCGATCCTGATCGGCGTGATCGGCGCCCGCGAAGGGCTGCAGACGTCGGTGATCGCCCGCTGGACCGGGTTCGGCCAGGCCGGGTCCTCGCTGATCGGGCTGGCGATCGGGATCAGCCTGATCGGGTGGTTCGGCATTCAGTCCGCGGTCTCGGCGGCCGGCCTCAGCCAGTTGATCGGCGTCCTCCCGACGTGGGGCTGGTCGCTCGTCTTCGGTCTGGCCGTCACGCTCGTCGTACTGCGCGGCTTCCACTCGATGGCGTGGGTCGCGTACGTGACCGTCCCGGCGTTCCTGCTGCTGGTCGGCTGGTCGATCATCAGCGAACTGTCCGACCACAGCCTCGGTTCGCTGGTCAGCTCGGCGCCGCCGGGTCCGCACCTCAGCATGCTCGCCGGTACGACGCTCGTCGCCGGCGGCTTCATCGTCGGCGCGGTGATCACCCCGGACATGACCCGCTACAACCGTAGCGTCGGTGACGTCGTCAAACAGACCGTCCTCGGGATCACGCTCGGCGAGTACGTGATCGGACTGGTCGGCGTACTGCTCGCGCATGCCGTTGGCTCGGCCAACGTCATCACGATCGTCACCTCGTCGGTCGGCTGGGTCGGCACCCTGGTGATCATTCTCGGCACGATCAAGATCAACGACTGGAACCTCTACAGCTCCGGCCTCGGTGTGGTGAACTTCATCGGTACGGTCTTCGGCCGGCGGGTCAATCGGGCGGCGGTGACGCTGGTGGTGGGCGTCCTCGGCAGCGTGCTCGCGGCCGGCGGGATCCTGGACAAGTTCACCCAGTTCCTGATCGTGCTCGGCGTCGCGTTCCCGCCGATCGCCGGCATCATGGTCGCGGAGTACTTCGTGGTGAAGCGCTGGCGCCCCGACCTGGACGCCTCCCGCGCCGGCGGCACGCTGCCCGCGACGGCGCCGACCTGGGTACCGGCGACGATCGTGATCTGGGTCGGCGCCGCCCTGATCGGCAAGTACGTCGCCTGGGGCCTGCCGAGCATCAACTCCCTGGTCGTCGGCTTCCTGGCGTACGTCGTCGCAGGGAGACTCGGCCTGATCCGCGGCATCGGCACCAGCCACACGATGGAAGCCGAAACCACCCCCGACGTGAACGCCCTACCTGCGACCAACTGA
- a CDS encoding DUF2218 domain-containing protein, with protein MPALEAHVETPRADRYRSQLTSHLSHGPGGLQVVSESADELVVDLGTATWTIRSTPDHLILHLEADDPGALEQQSTRVAHRVEQLGRRDSLAVVWAAVG; from the coding sequence GTGCCAGCTCTCGAAGCGCACGTGGAAACCCCGCGCGCCGACCGCTACCGCAGCCAACTGACCAGCCACCTGTCCCACGGCCCGGGCGGCCTCCAGGTGGTGTCCGAGTCCGCCGACGAACTGGTGGTCGATCTCGGCACCGCAACCTGGACGATCCGATCCACCCCCGACCACCTGATCCTCCACCTCGAAGCCGACGACCCGGGTGCCCTCGAACAACAGAGCACCCGGGTAGCCCACCGGGTAGAACAACTCGGCCGCCGAGACAGCCTCGCGGTGGTGTGGGCTGCGGTGGGATAG
- a CDS encoding DUF917 domain-containing protein produces MKLRAEDLGALARGAAVLGTGGGGDPHIGRLLAQEALKEHGAVEIVAVGDLPDDACVLPVAMMGAPTVMVEKLPSADQISVAVQTLAKYVGKTPTHLACIEAGGVNSTVPVIAAAQLGLPLVDGDGMGRAFPELQMVLPTLAGIEATPMSIVDEKGNRGVFDTVTNAWAERLARSATVDMGCSAIVSLYAMTGAEVRESFVAGTLSKCVTIGRAIEKAQRAHTDPVAAVVDELGGRLLHVGKVVDVQRRTTTGFARGDAAVDGLDASHGRLMVLRFQNEHLVAELDGTAVATTPDLIIVLDTESGEPITTEALRYGHRVSVLAAPADERWHSPEGIELVGPRYFGYDLDPIRALETV; encoded by the coding sequence ATGAAACTCAGGGCTGAGGATCTGGGTGCGCTGGCGCGTGGGGCTGCGGTGCTGGGGACTGGCGGGGGCGGTGATCCGCATATCGGGCGGTTGTTGGCGCAGGAGGCGTTGAAGGAGCACGGCGCGGTCGAGATCGTTGCCGTCGGCGACCTTCCGGACGACGCCTGCGTACTGCCGGTCGCGATGATGGGCGCACCAACGGTGATGGTGGAGAAGTTGCCGTCGGCCGACCAGATCTCGGTCGCGGTGCAGACGCTGGCGAAGTACGTCGGGAAGACGCCGACCCACCTGGCCTGTATCGAGGCCGGTGGTGTGAACTCGACCGTACCGGTGATCGCCGCCGCACAACTCGGGCTGCCCCTGGTGGACGGCGACGGGATGGGCCGGGCGTTCCCCGAGTTGCAGATGGTGCTGCCGACACTCGCCGGGATCGAGGCGACGCCGATGTCGATCGTCGACGAGAAGGGCAACCGCGGCGTCTTCGACACGGTCACCAACGCGTGGGCCGAACGCCTGGCCCGCTCCGCGACGGTCGACATGGGCTGTTCCGCGATCGTCTCGCTCTACGCGATGACCGGCGCCGAGGTCCGCGAGTCGTTCGTCGCCGGCACGCTCAGCAAGTGCGTCACGATCGGCCGGGCGATCGAGAAGGCCCAGCGTGCGCACACCGATCCGGTCGCGGCCGTGGTGGACGAACTCGGCGGGCGGCTGCTGCACGTCGGCAAGGTGGTCGACGTACAACGCCGTACGACGACCGGCTTCGCCCGCGGTGACGCCGCCGTCGACGGGCTGGACGCGTCGCACGGGCGGTTGATGGTGCTGCGCTTCCAGAACGAGCACCTCGTCGCGGAGCTCGACGGTACGGCGGTTGCCACCACACCGGACCTGATCATCGTGCTCGACACCGAGTCCGGCGAACCGATCACCACCGAGGCCCTGCGGTACGGCCATCGAGTCAGCGTGCTCGCCGCACCCGCCGACGAACGCTGGCACTCACCGGAAGGCATCGAGCTGGTCGGCCCCCGGTACTTCGGCTACGACCTCGACCCGATCCGCGCGCTGGAGACGGTATGA
- a CDS encoding hydantoinase/oxoprolinase N-terminal domain-containing protein, protein MRIGIDVGGTNTDAVLLDGEGADVNVLAANKSATSADVTAGIIDTLDRLQAERSFDPAQVQAVMIGTTHFINALIEARRLAPTAALRLGLPATASLPPLVDWPERLVEAINGRSYLAHGGHEFDGRHIAELDEDELRRHAADMVRHGVRSVAISSVFSPVSNEFELRAAEILRDELGDDVAISLSHEIGRIGLLERENATIINAALRELAASIVDGLAGAVAGHGISAPLYLSQNDGTLMDVDFARRYPVATFASGPTNSMRGAALLSGLDTCAVVDVGGTTSDVGVLTHGFPREATTEVDVAGVRTNFRMPDVLSIGIGGGSLVASDNAQVTVGPRSVGYRLTEEALVFGGRTLTATDIAVAAGRADVGSADAVADLDPTLVKAALARVAADIADAVERMRTSPDPLPVVAVGGGSILLPDDLPGSLAVHRPENFAVANAIGAAIAQVGGEVDRVYAIDPGRRDAVVDEARQEAVDRAVAAGADPAAVRIVDFDEVPIPYLPGNATRIRCKAVGDLRLGETR, encoded by the coding sequence ATGCGTATAGGTATCGATGTCGGTGGCACCAACACCGACGCCGTGCTGCTGGACGGCGAGGGTGCCGACGTCAATGTGCTGGCGGCGAACAAGTCCGCGACCAGTGCGGACGTGACGGCCGGCATCATCGACACCCTGGACCGGCTGCAGGCGGAGCGATCCTTCGACCCGGCCCAGGTGCAGGCCGTGATGATCGGCACCACGCACTTCATCAACGCTCTGATCGAGGCCCGGCGGCTCGCCCCGACCGCCGCGCTGCGGCTCGGTCTCCCGGCGACGGCCTCGCTGCCGCCGCTGGTGGACTGGCCGGAGCGGCTCGTCGAGGCGATCAACGGGCGGAGCTACCTGGCGCACGGCGGGCATGAGTTCGACGGCCGGCACATCGCCGAGCTGGACGAGGACGAGCTCCGCCGGCACGCCGCCGACATGGTGCGGCACGGCGTACGGTCGGTGGCGATCTCGTCGGTGTTCTCGCCGGTCAGCAACGAGTTCGAGCTGCGTGCGGCGGAGATCCTGCGCGATGAGCTCGGTGACGACGTGGCGATCTCGCTGTCCCACGAGATCGGCCGGATCGGTCTGCTCGAGCGCGAGAACGCGACCATCATCAACGCCGCGCTGCGCGAACTCGCGGCGTCGATCGTCGACGGGCTTGCCGGCGCGGTTGCGGGTCATGGCATCTCCGCGCCGCTCTACTTGAGCCAGAACGACGGCACGCTGATGGACGTCGACTTCGCCCGCCGGTACCCGGTCGCCACGTTCGCGTCCGGTCCGACCAACTCGATGCGCGGGGCGGCGCTGCTGTCCGGCCTCGACACCTGCGCGGTGGTCGACGTCGGCGGTACCACGAGCGACGTCGGCGTGCTCACCCACGGCTTCCCGCGGGAGGCGACGACCGAGGTCGACGTGGCCGGTGTCCGGACGAACTTCCGGATGCCCGACGTCCTCAGCATCGGCATCGGCGGCGGCAGTCTGGTTGCCTCGGACAACGCCCAGGTGACGGTCGGGCCGCGCTCGGTCGGGTACCGGTTGACCGAGGAGGCGCTGGTCTTCGGCGGCCGGACGTTGACCGCGACCGACATCGCGGTCGCCGCCGGCCGGGCCGACGTGGGGTCCGCGGACGCCGTCGCCGATCTCGATCCCACGCTGGTGAAGGCCGCGCTCGCCCGGGTAGCCGCTGACATCGCGGACGCGGTCGAGCGGATGCGTACGTCGCCGGACCCGCTGCCGGTGGTGGCGGTCGGCGGCGGGTCGATCCTGCTGCCGGACGACCTGCCCGGCAGTCTCGCCGTGCACCGGCCGGAGAACTTCGCGGTCGCGAACGCGATCGGCGCGGCGATCGCCCAGGTCGGCGGCGAGGTCGACCGGGTGTACGCGATCGACCCGGGCCGCCGGGACGCGGTGGTCGACGAGGCGCGCCAGGAGGCCGTCGACCGCGCGGTCGCCGCCGGCGCCGACCCGGCCGCGGTCCGGATCGTCGACTTCGACGAGGTCCCGATCCCGTACCTGCCCGGCAATGCCACCCGCATCCGCTGCAAGGCGGTCGGCGACCTGCGGCTGGGGGAGACCCGATGA
- a CDS encoding TetR/AcrR family transcriptional regulator — protein sequence MPKLWEHTIASHRSAVHEAILDAAAALVAERGVTGVTMAEVAQRAGVGRATLYKYFGDVDAVLSAWHRRQVGVHLQQLEDVWQRTHRIDDVLEAYAFIRHEHPSTTAPSIHRQQHVDHARDQLIDFVAERLGDVRSDVPKKELAAYAVHALNAAGAAPSKAAVRRLVAVTLSGLRGEAGR from the coding sequence ATGCCTAAGTTGTGGGAGCACACGATCGCCTCGCATCGGTCCGCGGTCCACGAAGCGATCCTCGACGCGGCCGCCGCGTTGGTGGCGGAGCGCGGCGTGACGGGGGTGACCATGGCGGAGGTGGCGCAGCGTGCGGGGGTTGGGCGGGCCACGTTGTACAAGTACTTCGGGGACGTCGACGCGGTGTTGTCCGCGTGGCATCGGCGCCAGGTCGGCGTACATCTCCAGCAGCTCGAGGACGTCTGGCAACGCACCCACCGGATCGACGACGTGTTGGAGGCGTACGCCTTCATCCGGCACGAGCATCCATCGACGACAGCTCCGTCGATCCACCGGCAGCAGCACGTCGACCACGCCCGCGACCAGCTGATCGACTTCGTCGCGGAGCGGCTCGGCGACGTGCGGAGCGACGTACCGAAGAAGGAGCTTGCCGCGTACGCCGTGCACGCCCTCAACGCCGCAGGCGCCGCACCGTCGAAAGCGGCGGTACGGCGCCTGGTGGCGGTGACGCTGAGCGGGCTACGCGGCGAGGCGGGTCGGTGA
- a CDS encoding DUF305 domain-containing protein: protein MDDARLPHYRCTTSAGRRRRLWVRKLATAIKAAQDPEIRLMSGWLTGWGKTVPTPGEHAGHAMTGMMSPQEMDDLARASGSMYDRMWVTMMIKHHQGAVMMAKTEQATGKAAAVIALAKKIQAAQTTEIATMQRLLGRLPAA, encoded by the coding sequence TTGGATGACGCACGTCTACCGCACTACCGCTGTACTACTTCTGCTGGTCGCCGCCGCCGGCTGTGGGTCAGGAAGCTGGCGACCGCAATCAAGGCGGCGCAGGACCCGGAGATCAGGTTGATGTCCGGGTGGCTGACCGGCTGGGGTAAGACGGTCCCGACTCCCGGTGAACATGCCGGTCATGCGATGACCGGCATGATGAGCCCGCAGGAGATGGACGACCTGGCCAGGGCCAGCGGCAGCATGTACGACCGCATGTGGGTCACGATGATGATCAAGCACCACCAAGGCGCGGTGATGATGGCCAAGACCGAGCAGGCAACCGGCAAGGCCGCGGCGGTCATCGCCCTGGCCAAGAAGATCCAGGCGGCGCAGACAACCGAGATCGCCACGATGCAACGCCTGCTCGGCCGGCTGCCCGCGGCCTGA